A stretch of the Acidilobus sp. 7A genome encodes the following:
- a CDS encoding nucleoside-triphosphatase — MQQQQRRIIGITGRPGIGKTTLALTIARSVSSAGCSVGGFVTPEVREGGVRRGFIIKSLDGNITLTLATTEPTPGALRVGRYYVNADAGREASELLNASLRSYDVIVVDEVGPMELGLRELRAAIESLLLNISKPVIATFYYRLNEVYPRLYSLLTQGIAIYLNEGNRYEYLRRASELARWLVGEACGNKRGEGLTLHT; from the coding sequence TTGCAGCAGCAACAGAGGAGGATAATAGGGATAACAGGAAGGCCAGGAATAGGGAAGACAACACTGGCGCTGACAATAGCCAGAAGCGTCAGTAGCGCAGGCTGCTCCGTTGGAGGCTTCGTCACACCGGAGGTCAGGGAGGGGGGAGTGAGAAGAGGCTTTATTATAAAGAGCCTCGATGGGAACATTACATTAACTCTCGCCACCACAGAGCCCACGCCCGGCGCCCTAAGGGTTGGCAGGTACTACGTTAATGCTGATGCAGGGCGCGAAGCGTCAGAGCTATTGAATGCGTCACTTAGGTCTTATGACGTCATAGTAGTGGACGAGGTGGGGCCCATGGAGCTGGGCCTCAGGGAGCTCAGGGCGGCCATAGAGAGCCTGCTGTTAAACATTAGTAAGCCCGTTATAGCAACGTTTTACTATAGGCTTAATGAGGTATACCCCAGGCTTTACTCACTGCTGACTCAGGGAATAGCCATATACCTAAATGAAGGCAACAGGTATGAGTACCTGAGGAGAGCGTCAGAGCTCGCAAGGTGGCTCGTCGGTGAGGCTTGCGGTAATAAGAGAGGGGAAGGCCTTACTCTACATACCTGA
- a CDS encoding helix-turn-helix domain-containing protein, translating to MAMYEASKEFVSKALSLLSEVGDVIELNYPRDQLRRTVDLALKVKNREAVLLKLAYDAELVGKDEREELKGLSFNLKLNALIVAERRDGAKLVEGVVYDYGGSKLVSVDTLLNSVEGNYPTIYEEKDEFKVKINGEAMRSRRTLKGHSLGSLARAIKVSRKAIYDYEHETIRPTLDVAERLVRELGEDIVAGIDVFGPSDDVMATSTPSLGTKPESPKEMLLARKLEELDMGFCHTRKAPLDFCLSRGEFKALVTVPHGSEKPRELSNKIRNMFRMAEFIGSRSFVVTDGSPSIRELSWLDNALTIEEFESILGEVVAAATEEDNRDNRKARNREDNTGADNSQKRQ from the coding sequence ATGGCCATGTACGAAGCATCAAAGGAGTTTGTAAGTAAGGCTCTCTCGCTGCTCTCCGAGGTAGGTGATGTTATAGAGCTCAACTACCCTAGGGACCAGCTAAGGAGGACCGTGGACCTTGCCCTGAAGGTTAAGAATAGAGAGGCCGTGCTGCTAAAGCTAGCCTATGACGCCGAGCTTGTAGGTAAGGATGAGAGAGAAGAGCTCAAGGGGCTCTCATTTAACCTGAAGCTGAACGCCCTGATAGTTGCTGAGCGCAGGGATGGTGCTAAGCTTGTCGAGGGGGTCGTTTATGACTACGGAGGCTCCAAGCTGGTAAGCGTTGATACGCTGCTTAACTCTGTCGAGGGCAACTACCCCACCATATATGAGGAGAAGGACGAGTTCAAAGTGAAGATAAATGGCGAGGCAATGAGATCCCGAAGAACCCTGAAGGGTCATAGCCTTGGATCTCTGGCTAGGGCTATTAAGGTGTCGAGGAAGGCCATATACGATTATGAGCACGAGACTATAAGGCCAACGCTTGATGTTGCCGAGAGGCTTGTGAGAGAGCTGGGCGAAGATATAGTTGCCGGGATAGACGTTTTTGGCCCATCAGACGATGTTATGGCCACATCCACGCCCTCCCTTGGCACGAAGCCTGAGAGCCCGAAGGAGATGCTGTTGGCGAGAAAGCTGGAGGAGCTTGACATGGGCTTCTGCCACACAAGGAAGGCTCCCTTGGACTTCTGCCTCTCAAGGGGGGAGTTCAAGGCGCTCGTGACGGTGCCGCATGGGTCTGAGAAGCCTAGGGAGCTAAGTAATAAGATCCGCAACATGTTTAGGATGGCGGAGTTCATAGGAAGCCGCAGCTTCGTCGTAACGGATGGCAGCCCCTCCATAAGGGAGTTAAGCTGGCTTGACAACGCGCTTACAATTGAGGAGTTTGAGAGCATCTTGGGTGAGGTAGTTGCAGCAGCAACAGAGGAGGATAATAGGGATAACAGGAAGGCCAGGAATAGGGAAGACAACACTGGCGCTGACAATAGCCAGAAGCGTCAGTAG